A window of Candidatus Nealsonbacteria bacterium genomic DNA:
ATACAGGAGGTTCTATCCGTCAGCCAGCTTCTTTTTGCGGGGTAGTTGGTTTAAAGCCTACCTATGGAGCAGTTTCTCGTTATGGCTTAATTGCTATGGCTTCTTCTTTGGATCAGATAGGGTTAGCAACAAAGACAGTAGAGGATGCTAAAATTGTATTTGAGGCGATTGCAGGGAAAGACCCCCTCGATTCAACATCGGTTGAATTACCAAAACTACCCGCCAGAGGCGAGGCTCGCCAGAGGCGGCAAACTACAAACTACAGCCCACAGACTTTAAAGATCGGTGTCCCTAAAGAGTACTTTATTCAAGGAATGGATCCAGAAGTAGAAAGAATAATCCGGGATTCGATTGAGAAGCTCGAAAGTTTAAAGATAAAAATTGAAGAAATTTCTCTTCCTCACACAGATTACGCTTTAGCCAGTTATTATATTATTATGCCGTCTGAAGCTTCAGCAAACTTAGCCAGATACGATGGCATAAAGTACGGACATTCTATAACCAGAGACCGGAAGGCAGAGGTCAAAAATTTATTAGATGTCTATCTAAGATCGAGAGAAGGAGGTTTTGGAGAGGAGGTGAGACGAAGAATCATGTTGGGCACTTATGTATTATCTGCGGGTTATTACGAAGCTTACTATTTGAGAGCGCAGAAAGTCAGGACTTTGATTAAGAAAGATTTTGAAAAAGCCTTTCAAAAAGTAGATTTAATTTTAACTCCCGTTTCGCCAACGCCAGCCTTTAAAATCGGAGAAAAAATTACCGACCCTTTAACCATGTATCTTTCAGATGTTTTCACCATTGCGGTCAATTTAGCTGGTTTGCCGGCAATATCTATTCCTGTTGGAAAGATAGGAAAGCTCCCGGTTGGTCTTCAGATAATCGGGAAGCCTTTTTCAGAGAATACGATTTTAGAATTTGGTCAATTTTTTGAAGAAAACCAAATATTTTTTGAAAAAAATTAAAATCAGAGTATGGAATTTTTCTTATCCCCCAACCCCACAATTATTTTAGTTTTAAAAATTGTTTTTGGTTCAATCTCTTTGTTTTTAATTATTAGTATTATTTATTTTATCGTTAAAAGTAATTACTTGATAACTGTTTATTTGCGTGATGTAACCGAAGTGTTGTCTTATAAGCCTTATGGAACGAGAAAAATTGTTAAACAGTGGAATAAGATTAAAAGCAGGTTAGATTTGTCCTCTGAGGCTGAACATAAATTAGCAGTAATTGAGGCCGATAATCTTTTAAATGAAACCTTGGAAAGAATGGGTTACGATGGAGATACCGTGGGTGAGAAATTAAAACAAATTACGTCTATTAGGCTTCCCAATATTGATCAGATTCTAGAGGCTCACAAGATCCGTAATAATATTGTTTATGACCCTGACTATCAACTTTCTTTAGATCAGGGCCAGAGGGCTTTAGAAATTTACGAAAAAACTCTTCAAGAGCTACAAGTGCTTTGAGACTTCATCCCCCCACCTATTTTGCCAGTTGACATACTGGAGACACACGATGGGCGAATAGCCCAGTCCACCGAAGGTGGGCCTCACTATTCATGAGAGTGTGTCGCAGGAATTTAACCTCTATATTTTGTATATTTTGGTTAAACTTAAGATTGAGTAGTAAAATAGGTGGGGGGTTGACCCTCCCGTCTTTTTCGTAATATAATGAACGACGCGCCGTGGAGAAACGGTTATCTCGCCTGTCTCATAAGCAGGAGCAGTAGGTTCAACTCCTACCGGCGCAACAATATTGTAAAGCAAATTTGACCGATAACTATTTTGGTAGAATTGGAATTTGCCGGTGTAGCTCAGTGGTTAGAGCAGGGCCTTCATAAGGCCAAGGTCATAGGTTCAAATCCTGTCACCGGCATAACGCCGGGTTCGTCCCGTCATTCGACGAGGCGTCCAGTCGGATGGCTGGGCGAGTCCCACCCTCGGCATAAAATTCGAATAGACCCGTGGTGTAGCCCGTTCGGATACTACGGAGCAAGCACGTTTTTCTGTCAATTTCGTACCAAAATTTGGGCGCGTGGTGTAGCCTGGTTTAACGCGCTTCCCTGTCACGGAAGAGATCGCCGGTTCAAATCCGGTCGCGCCCGCACTTCGACAAGCTCAGTGCAAGACAAAAATTCATCTTGATATAATAAAAAAAACGAACGGCAGTACAATACCACAAGAAAGGGAGTGAGAGATGTCGGACAGCACCTTAACAAATAAGAATGATAGCACTTTGGTACAAGCAGCTGAAATTCCACAGAAACCTAATTTTAAAGAAGTGTATACTCAGTACTACAGGCGTATTCTACGCTATATACAGGCAAGAACTAATAGCCTTGAGATCGCCGAAGATCTGACAGGAAAAGTATTTCTTAAAGCCCTTGAGAGCTACAGAAGATTTAGAATGAAAGAAGGCCCAGAATCGCCCAGATTTTGGCTTTTTCGCATAGCCCACAATATCGTTGTGAGTTGGCAAAGAAAAAACGTTATAAGGTTTATCAGGCTCGATGAAATTGATCTACATATTCCCGATAATCTCGTCGATATCATTGAGAAGAAAGTTAAACGCACTTGGCTCTTGCAGGCAATAAAGAATTTAATATCCGGGCAGCAATTAGTAATTGCTTTGATTATTTTCTTCGGTTTCAAACTAAAACAAATCGCTAAGATTTTAGACGTTACAGAGGGTTGTGTAAAAACAAGAAAGCATAAAGCCATCAAAGTTTTGAGGCTGGCAGTTTCAGCTGATAGACTCGACAATAACGAGAATAATAGAGGAACCCTTTCTATTATTGATGTAATTGAAGCTGCAAAGCATGTTTTGGACTCTGGGCTGCCGCAAACCTCAGCGCCATTACATCAAGTCTTTTCTCTTGAAGTGGCAAAGATCCTGGAAGAAAGAGGCTACCGATTTCCGGATATTCTTAAGGTTTTATCATCTTTACCGGAAGATTTTTTCAAAGAAATTATTAAAGAGAATCCATACACGCTGAAAATATAGAACGAGATTGTTCAATTTATTTTGTAACTAGCTGAGTTTCAGTTATTAAAATCGTATTCAATAAAAGTAACTGAAAGGTAGCTGCCGAGCATAACTTGGCGGCTTTTTATTTTATCCGTATCACTTTTTGTTTAGAGCAAATTCCATTACCCTTTCTAAAATACAAAAAGTGGCGGCAGCGGCCGCCACTTTGACTTCAGTGGCTTAGTTTTAGATTTGAAGTCTTTCCCGGAAACGATCTACAGAGTGTTGGTGAGTATGACCAAGTAATTGCTGGAGTTTCTCAGAAGAAACCCCAAGGGCTAATTGTCGAGCAGCAAAGTTGTATCTTAAGGCCCGTGGAGTTACTTCATTTTTTAGGTTAGCTGAATGAGCGCATTCTCGGATTATCCACCAGACACCATTACGGGTCAGTCTCTCGCCGCGTTGATTAAGAAAAAGGGCCTTTTCTTTGAGTGCTTTTTCGGATCGGCCACTAATCAGTTTTAGCCTTGCTTTCTGTATATATTCAGATAGAGCCAAAACTACCCGGAAAGGAAGAGAAATTTTTCTTATATTTCCCCGGTGGCAGATTTTGATTTCGGGATATTCTGCACCTAAATCAGCCATTTCTAAGTCTAGCGATACTAATTCCGAAGGCTGTATTCCAGTAGCCAGGAATAGTTCTATCATTGCCGAATCTCTAATTCCTTTTGGAGTAGCACGTTTGGCTAAAATTTCCAGAAGTTTTTTTATTTTTTTATCGGTTAAAACCTCAAAAATTGTTTTTGGGCTTTCTCTATAAAAAGCCATTTCTTCCACAAGATTCTCTTTTATCAGTTTTTTGGCTTTCAAATACCCAAGGAAAGACCTTAGAGCGGCAAGCCTTCGATTTATTGTTGCGCTAGCTATATTCTGTTCCTTCAGCCATTCGTTATAATCCCTAATGATTTTTGAGTCCATTGTCTTTACGGTTGGCTGTCCTGGATGATTGGCGCAGAATCTTAGGAACTCACTTAAGTCCCGTCGATAGCTCAAGAGTGTATTATTAGCTGCTGCTTTTTTTGTTTGCATAAAGACGAGAAATTCCTTGATCAGCGTTTCCATTGGATTTCACCTCCTATTAAGTTGTTCAAGAGCAATTCTTTTCTCAAGTTTATATTGATAGAAAAATCCTAAATTGTCAAATTTTCTAAAAGGGGAGCTTGACAGAGGTTCTTGAAAAAGGATATATAGATATAAGGGTGGTCCTCGAGACGTTTCGTCGTCGCACCTCCTGGGAACGCATTTCCCTCTAGCACCCCCTAGGGGCATACGTTCCTTTGTGGCGAGTCACGAGCTAGTTGCTTTCTTGAGGGTCACCCGACAGCTCTTATCATTTATTGCTCTTTTCGTAGTGTAATGGCCTTTCTCTTGCTGAGAGGTCATTTTTTCTTGACCCTTCACCTTTAGCTAAAGGTGAAGGGTTGACCATATCCTTCTAATCTGATAGAAACAAGAACAGGAGGCATTTCTTTAACAATTGAATAAGGGAAGATAAAGAGGACGCGATCAAGCAAGGAGGTAGACGGAATGGGAATCGAGAATAACGCTTTGAATATTTTAGAGGCAGGGGCGGTAGAAATTAGAAATGTTCCCCTGAAAGTAACGAATGAGGAAGTAGAAACGCTTCCTCGAGGAAAACAGCCCTTTCTCTACGCCTCAGGTAATTGGGGTCCCGGTTATGTGATGATTAAAGACCTGGTTGGACGAAAAAAGACAATAAAGCTTCTCATCAAACAGTTAGCCATTAAGGTGGCAAGGGAAATTCCTCGCCTGGATTTTGTTGCCGGTAATGTTACCGGAGGAATAATCCCTGGCTGGCAACTTAGCGAAGAACTAGAACTGTTGCTTGGAAAGACCATACCCTTTGTTTACATCCGGGAAGCTCGGAAAAAGGGCGGACAGAAAGAGTTGATTACTGGGATTGCTGGCAATCCAGAGATTCCGCCAGGAGCCAATGGTTTGGTCGTAGAAGAATTGGTCAATTTCGCCCAGACTACTTGCAATAGTGCCGATATATTAAGAGAAGCAGGACATGTGGTTAATTACGCAGCAACTATTCTTTTTTATGATAATCCTGAGGCAATCAGAATTCTTCAAGAGCGTGGGATTGAGATGATATATCTTTTGACTCTACCAGAGCTCTTGACGGTGGCAGAAAAGCATCTGATTTTTTCTCAGCAAGCTATTGAGAGTTACCGGACATTTCTTACCAATCCGTTAGAATGGCAGATGACCAAAGGCCTAAGGCCAATCGAAAGAGGAGGAACTCTTTGATGAATCAACCACTTTTTCTTGTAGCCCTAGACGGCTTAGCCGACAACGAAGAAGAAACCTTTAATATCGCTGATAGATTTTTATTGCATATAGAAGGACATTTCGGCTTCAAGGTTAACCTGGATTATCTGTTGAGCCCGAATAAGGATTTAAGAACAAAGATTAGAAATATTCAAAATTGGGGCAGACCATTATTCGTCGATCTAAAGATGTGGAATGGTTCAAGAACTATGACGTCAGTTCTTGAGACTTTAGTTGAGATGGGAGTAGAGTATACAAATATCTATGCTTTAGCCGACGATCTTCTTAAGAAAGCTCTTAGAGTAACCGAAGGAAGCAATACTAAAGTACTGGGTCTTACTGTATTGACCCACTATAATGATGCCTATTGCCGAAGACACTTCAGGAGGCCGTTCAAAGAGACGGTAAGGCATTTTGCTGAAGTTGCTATTGAGGCTGGTTGCCACGGGATAATTGTGCCAGGCACCACATTAGAGGTAGTTCGAGACCTTAACACAACAACATTGGTGTCGGGAGTTCGGCCCAGGTGGTATTCAGATACAAGGCATGAACAAGAAGTCACCCCAGGAGAGGCTGTAGATAAAGGTGCTGATATTTTAGTCTGCTGTAGCCCCATTTTTAAGAGCTTGGATCAAGTTGGAGCTCTTCAAAAAATTCTCGATGAAATAGCAGGACACTCCGTCTTGTTTTGAAGCCTAGGTGAAAGGCTAAAAACTCACTGGAAAAAACTGGTCGGAAAACAATAATTATACTATAATTTTAAAGTCGCTGGATTCAGCGACCTTTTTATTTGTTTTCGAGTTATTCACAGTTTGATTTTTGCTTAATTTCAAGGTAAAATAAGAGTATAAAAGAGTTTTTTAATGCCCGGTAGAGAAATTTCGAAATTTCTTTCGGGCAGAAAGAAAATTTCAAAGAAATTTTTCATTCAAAATTCTTCTACGGGGTATGCCAAATCTAAAATTGCTTCAAAAAAAGATTGAAAAAGATCTAAAAGAAGCTAAAAAATTGAGACAACTTGAAAACGTTTTCCAAAAATATTTAGGTAAAAAAGGCGAAATTACCGGGATTTTACGTTCTTTAAAAAACCTGTCTCAAACAAAAAGGATTAAAACTGGAAAAGAGGCGAATGAGCTTAAAAGCATTATCAAACAAAAAATAGAAGTTAAAACAAAAAAAATACGTTCCATTGAAAGGGTCGCCAAAGAAACAGGATGGATTGATATTACTATTCCCGGCAAAAAACCCTTGGCTGGCCATTTGCACCCTTTAACTTTAGTCAAAAGACAAGTTGAGGAGATATTTCAAGCAATGGGCTTTTCGGTGGTTGATGGGCCAGAAATTGAAACCGAATGGTATAATTTCGATGCCTTAAATATTCCCAAGGATCATCCGGCTCGCGACATGTGGGATACTTTTTGGCTAAAAGACAGTAAATTACTTTTAAGAACTCATACCTCTCCGGTCCAGATTAGATATATGGAAAAAAATAATCCTCCTATAAAAATTATTGTGCCCGGAAGAATTTTTCGTCACGAAGCAACTGACGCCTCCCACGAAACTAATTTCTATCACGTCGAAGGATTAGTGGTTGATCAAGAAACTTCAACTGCCCATTTTAAATCTATAATCCAGGAGTTTTTCAAAAGATTTTTTTCTGGATCCTCCGAAGCTTTACGCAAAGGAGGACAAAAAGAAACTAAGATACGCATGAGGCCGAGCTATTTTCCGTTCACTGAACCTTCTTTTGAAATAGATATGAGTTGTTCGAATTGCCAGGGCAAAGGATGTTCAGCTTGTTCCCAGACCGGCTGGATGGAAATGATGGGAGCTGGAATGGTTCATCCTAATGTCCTCAAAGCCGCTGGTCTGAATCCTAAAAACTGGCAAGGTTTTGCCTTTGGGATGGGTTTAGACAGATTGGCAATGATGAAATATAAAATCAACGACATCCGCCTTTTTTATGGCGGTGACCTAAGATTTTTAAATCAATTTTAAAAATTATGAAAATAAAAGAAATTTACAATCTGGCGATTAGAATGGGAATAGATAGTGATTTTCGGGGAAAAGAGGGGATCGAGAGATTATTGAAAAGACTAAAAGAAAAATATGAGAAAATGGACGAGAATCAGAAAGAAGACTTTGATAAAGAGAGGTTAACTGTTCCTTTTTCTGATACTCGGATTCTATTTGGAGATCCGGATAAAGAAATTAAAAAGATTTTAGTAGGTATTGACATTGATGGGGGAGAGCTTTTATTGGCCAAAGACCTGGGCGATATTGATTTAGTATTGTCTCATCATCCAAGAGGAAAGGCTCTAGCCGGACTGGATGATGTGATGCAGCTTCAGGTTGATGTGCTTGTTCAATATGGCGTGCCAGTCAATATTGCTGAAAAACTTTTAAGAAAAAGAATTGAGGAAGTGGCAAGAGGCATAGCTCCTGTTAATCATAACCGAGCAGTGGATATGGCTAAAATCTTGAATATCTCTTTTTTGTGCATTCACACTCCTTCTGATAATTTGGTGGCAAGATTTATTGAAGAAAAATTAAAAAAAGACGATCCTCAAACTTTGGGAGAAATCATTAAATCTCTCAGAGAAGTTCCAGAATACAGAGAAGCTATTAGAATTGGGGCCGGCCCCAGAATTTTCGTTGGAGATGAAGAGAATCGGACAGGGAAAATTGTTCTTACCGAACTGACAGGGGGAACAGAGGGAGCAGCTGAAATTTATGAGAAATTGGCTCAGGCAGGAGCAGGAACGGTGATTGGCATGCATATATCAGAAAAGCATAGAGAGGAGGCAGAAAAAGCCCACATTAATGTGGTTATTGCCGGCCATATGTCTTCAGATTCCATTGGCCTGAATTTGTTTTTAGATGAATTAGAAAAAAAGGGAATCGAAATCGTTCCCTGTTCAGGATTAATTAGGGTAAAAAGGGTGTAACCGCTCGGCAACGAAGCTTCAAAGTACCGACCCTCAAAATCCCAGCGAGATTTTGGGGTCTGCGTTCTCGGCTCGTCGTCCGCCCTCGGCGGAACCATGCCGTCGAGCCTCCGAAAGCTACTTTGAAGCTTGCTACCTCGCTTTTTAAGAAAAATGAGAGAGAATTATGAAATTTTCTTATAATTGGTTAAAAGACCTTATTTCGGGCAAACTGCCAGAGCCTGTCAAACTGGCAGATCTTTTAAATATGCATAGTTTTGAGGTTAATGAAATAAAAAGAGCGGGTTCAGATTGGATGATAGATATTGATGTTTTGCCGAATAGGGGACCGGATTGTTTTTCTCATACAGGAATAGCCCGAGAAGTAGCTGTCATAACCAGCACGAAACTAAAAATTAACCCTTCGACAAGGCTCAGGGTTAATGCTGAGCAGCGTCGAAGCATTAAAGAAGAAAAATTTATTGAAGACAGAAATTCCAAAATTAAAGACTTTATGGGCGTAGATGTCAAATATCTGCGGGCTTGTCCTCGCTATACTGCCAGGATTTTGCATGGAATAACAGTTGGTCCTTCACCAAAATTTATCCAAGAAAGATTAAAAGTTTGTGGACTGAGGCCAATTAATAACATAGTTGATATTACAAATTATGTAATGCTGGAGACTGGCCAGCCCCTTCATGCTTTTGACGGCGAAAAATTGGAAGGCCAAAAAATCATTGTTCGCTTTGCCAGAAATAACGAGAAAATTACTACATTAGATGGGGAGAAATATGATTTAGATAGAAATATTTTAGTTATTGCAGACGATAGAAAACCTATAGCAATTGCTGGTATCAAGGGAGGAAAGATTCCGGAAGTTACCAAGAGAACAAAAATCATTATAATTGAATCAGCTAATTTTAACCCTCAGATTATTAGAAAGGGATCCCAAAGATTGAATTTAAAGACCGATGCTTCCTTGCGTTTTGAACACGGTATTGATCCCAACCTGACAGAGATAGCTGTTGATCAAGCAGCTTCTCTTATACAGAAAATTACCGGCGGGAGAATACAGAAAGATTTGATTGATTTTTATCCAAAAAAAGTTTTATCGAAAAAAGTAAATTTAGACTTAAATTATGTCGAAAGATTATTAGGTGTAAAGATTTCGAAGAACGAAATAACCAAGATATTAAGAGATCTTGGGTTCAAAATCTCTCAACTCTCAAAACTTAAACTCCAGGTTGAAATTCCGACCAGAAGACTGGATATTTCTTTACCGGAAGATCTAATAGAAGAAATTAGTCGAATTTACGGCTACAAAAATATTCCTGCAACTTTTCCTTTAACTGTTTTGTCACCCCCAAGAAGAAATAATTTAATTTTCTGGGAAGATTTTTCAAAGAGAATTCTCAAAGAACTTAGCCTTACCGAAGTTTATAATTATTCTTTTTTAGGAGAAGAATTAAGAGAAACTTTCGGTTATAAAGTTAAAGAATTAATTGAGATAGAAAATCCAGCCAGCGTCAAACAAAAATATTTAAGGCCAAGCTTAATTCCCAATTTATTGGTTAATCTTAAAACAAACCTGAAGTATTTCGACAATATTAGAATTTTTGAATTAGGAAAAATATATAGAAAAAGGAGAATGACAGAGAAAAGAATGCTTAGCGTTGCTATTTTAAAAAAAGAAGGTGGTTCTCGTTCTCAATCAGAAATATTTCTTGAATTAAAAGGAATCATTGATGCTTTGTTAAATCAATTAGGGATAAGTAATATCTGGTATGATTTCTACAAACCCGCCCCAACGGAAAGCAGGACATTTTTTTGGCAACTAAAAAAATCGGCTGAAATTAAGATTGACCGAAAAGAAATCGGGTTTTTGGGTACAATTTCTCCCAAGATTTTAGACAAGCTAAAGATTACTGAGAATTTGGTCTTTTTCGAGATTGATTTTGA
This region includes:
- the gatA gene encoding Asp-tRNA(Asn)/Glu-tRNA(Gln) amidotransferase subunit GatA — its product is MELYELTITKAHEKLVKREISSFELTKAFLERTEDLNKKISSYLTVTFDSALSEAKKIDDLIRQRKKISMLAGIPLAIKDNILVEGVRCTAASKILEAYIAPYDATVVKRIKEQGAVILGKTNLDEFAMGSSTENSAFGTTKNPYDLMRVPGGSSGGSTAAVAANMCCYALGSDTGGSIRQPASFCGVVGLKPTYGAVSRYGLIAMASSLDQIGLATKTVEDAKIVFEAIAGKDPLDSTSVELPKLPARGEARQRRQTTNYSPQTLKIGVPKEYFIQGMDPEVERIIRDSIEKLESLKIKIEEISLPHTDYALASYYIIMPSEASANLARYDGIKYGHSITRDRKAEVKNLLDVYLRSREGGFGEEVRRRIMLGTYVLSAGYYEAYYLRAQKVRTLIKKDFEKAFQKVDLILTPVSPTPAFKIGEKITDPLTMYLSDVFTIAVNLAGLPAISIPVGKIGKLPVGLQIIGKPFSENTILEFGQFFEENQIFFEKN
- a CDS encoding RNA polymerase sigma factor, yielding MSDSTLTNKNDSTLVQAAEIPQKPNFKEVYTQYYRRILRYIQARTNSLEIAEDLTGKVFLKALESYRRFRMKEGPESPRFWLFRIAHNIVVSWQRKNVIRFIRLDEIDLHIPDNLVDIIEKKVKRTWLLQAIKNLISGQQLVIALIIFFGFKLKQIAKILDVTEGCVKTRKHKAIKVLRLAVSADRLDNNENNRGTLSIIDVIEAAKHVLDSGLPQTSAPLHQVFSLEVAKILEERGYRFPDILKVLSSLPEDFFKEIIKENPYTLKI
- a CDS encoding phenylalanine--tRNA ligase subunit alpha, with amino-acid sequence MPNLKLLQKKIEKDLKEAKKLRQLENVFQKYLGKKGEITGILRSLKNLSQTKRIKTGKEANELKSIIKQKIEVKTKKIRSIERVAKETGWIDITIPGKKPLAGHLHPLTLVKRQVEEIFQAMGFSVVDGPEIETEWYNFDALNIPKDHPARDMWDTFWLKDSKLLLRTHTSPVQIRYMEKNNPPIKIIVPGRIFRHEATDASHETNFYHVEGLVVDQETSTAHFKSIIQEFFKRFFSGSSEALRKGGQKETKIRMRPSYFPFTEPSFEIDMSCSNCQGKGCSACSQTGWMEMMGAGMVHPNVLKAAGLNPKNWQGFAFGMGLDRLAMMKYKINDIRLFYGGDLRFLNQF
- a CDS encoding NGG1p interacting factor NIF3 codes for the protein MKIKEIYNLAIRMGIDSDFRGKEGIERLLKRLKEKYEKMDENQKEDFDKERLTVPFSDTRILFGDPDKEIKKILVGIDIDGGELLLAKDLGDIDLVLSHHPRGKALAGLDDVMQLQVDVLVQYGVPVNIAEKLLRKRIEEVARGIAPVNHNRAVDMAKILNISFLCIHTPSDNLVARFIEEKLKKDDPQTLGEIIKSLREVPEYREAIRIGAGPRIFVGDEENRTGKIVLTELTGGTEGAAEIYEKLAQAGAGTVIGMHISEKHREEAEKAHINVVIAGHMSSDSIGLNLFLDELEKKGIEIVPCSGLIRVKRV
- a CDS encoding phenylalanine--tRNA ligase subunit beta, coding for MKFSYNWLKDLISGKLPEPVKLADLLNMHSFEVNEIKRAGSDWMIDIDVLPNRGPDCFSHTGIAREVAVITSTKLKINPSTRLRVNAEQRRSIKEEKFIEDRNSKIKDFMGVDVKYLRACPRYTARILHGITVGPSPKFIQERLKVCGLRPINNIVDITNYVMLETGQPLHAFDGEKLEGQKIIVRFARNNEKITTLDGEKYDLDRNILVIADDRKPIAIAGIKGGKIPEVTKRTKIIIIESANFNPQIIRKGSQRLNLKTDASLRFEHGIDPNLTEIAVDQAASLIQKITGGRIQKDLIDFYPKKVLSKKVNLDLNYVERLLGVKISKNEITKILRDLGFKISQLSKLKLQVEIPTRRLDISLPEDLIEEISRIYGYKNIPATFPLTVLSPPRRNNLIFWEDFSKRILKELSLTEVYNYSFLGEELRETFGYKVKELIEIENPASVKQKYLRPSLIPNLLVNLKTNLKYFDNIRIFELGKIYRKRRMTEKRMLSVAILKKEGGSRSQSEIFLELKGIIDALLNQLGISNIWYDFYKPAPTESRTFFWQLKKSAEIKIDRKEIGFLGTISPKILDKLKITENLVFFEIDFDELAQLCSEEHEFRPLSRYPAAVRDLAVLVPGGILVEEVLNIINVVGGRVVRDVDLFDIYEGQELPEGKKNLAFHIIYQAQDKTLKSSEIDKIHQKIIKALEKKPEWQVRQ